A window from Ictalurus furcatus strain D&B chromosome 16, Billie_1.0, whole genome shotgun sequence encodes these proteins:
- the tmem218 gene encoding transmembrane protein 218, with amino-acid sequence MGGALVLGVGTGVFLIALMWIGTLVLSLIMSRAAGPTKLGIIPLVLLALTITLILVFFPRASELPSPVKETQIVDTFFIGRYVLLAVVSVVFLVSLFILLPFHFLEPVYAKPLRAH; translated from the exons ATGGGCGGGGCGCTGGTGCTGGGAGTGGGGACAGGTGTCTTCCTCATCGCCCTCATGTGGATAGGCACGCTGGTCCTTAGTCTCATCATGTCCCGTGCTGCTGGTCCAACCAA GCTTGGGATCATTCCCTTGGTGCTGTTGGCTCTAACCATCACCTTGATCCTTGTGTTCTTCCCTCGTGCCTCTGAATTACCATCTCCTGTTAAAGAAACACAG ATAGTGGACACCTTCTTCATTGGCCGCTATGTGCTCCTGGCGGTAGTGAGTGTGGTCTTCCTGGTGTCTCTATTTATCCTCCTACCCTTCCACTTCCTGGAGCCGGTATACGCCAAGCCCCTGAGAGCCCACTAG